In the genome of Streptomyces lydicus, the window CGAGCAGCGCCATTTCCGGGCGCTCCGGGTTGTCCCGCTCCATGGGGCCGTACATGGTGACGACCGACAACATTTGCAGGTGCCGGTACCCCTGGTCAGGGTGGTGGAACCCGCCGAACGCACCCGACCGAACCGACTCCGCCCCCACCAGCACCCTTTCGGGCGGAAGCATCTGTGAGAGCCCGAGTTCGGCGTAGCGGCAGCGGGCCGCGTACAGACCGCTGTGGAACAAGGCCGTATCGACCCCCAGTGCCTGCCACCGTGTCAGGCGATCCGGTGCCGGGCGGAACATGTGATCCGGGTGTCTTGCCGTGAGAACAGACGAGTCTGCGCGCAGTGCCGACAAGGTCACCGCGGTCTGCGCGCCCACCACAGATTCGTTGGGCGCCAACGGAGTTACGAGGGGGTGCCCTCGATGAGTAGCCGGTGGGATTCCTGCATCCCCGTCGGCAGTGAGTCCAGGCTGAACCACTGTGCCTCCAAGATCTCGAAGCTGTCGATCTTCAGGGTTCCTCCGGTGTGAAGGGCTTCGTAGGCCACTTCCACGCGGAGCTTGTAGCCGCTTGTGACGTTCACCAGGCGACCGGGCTTCACGTCGAGCCCGGTTTCTTCCTTCACTTCCCGGACGATGGTCAACGGGAATTCTTCGCCTTTGATGGCGTAGCCCGTCGGCAGGCCCCAGGGTCGTTCCGGGGGCCACATCCGGTGTTTGAGTAGCAACACTTGACCCGCATCGTTACGGACGACCCCGGTAACCCCCACCATGAATTTGGCGTGTGCGAACCACAGCACTCGCCATTGCAAGGGGCCGCGGATGAGCCGCCACAGTCGGGCAAGAAGTCGCTTCACGGGTGTGCCTTTCACTGTGCTGATGGGTGTTGCGGCTGTGTGCCCGCAGTGCTTGTCACAACTCTTGCAGCCGCTACGGGTCACGTCTGGTTCAAAGCGAGAACACCCGAACGGGCGGGCGCACCGCCCTCGCTCCGTCCCGGCGGGGTCTTGGATGACCTCCCCGACCCCGTCGGCACGGTGCTGGTCTGTCGTACTACGCAGCGACCAGCGCACCCACTACGTCGGTTGGCTCGGCGGTGTCTCCGTCGCCCTGGTCGGGGGTGTCGCCGGGGTGCTCGGGCGTCTCCGTCTCGGTCCCGATCGTCTCGGGCGTCTCCGTCTCGGTCCCGAGCGTCTCGGGCTGGTCGGTCTCGTGCTCGGTGGTGTCGGGCTCGGTGGTCGCGGGCATACCGCGGCCCCTTTCTCTCGGTTGATCCCGGCCCGGATGGGCTCGGGGGTTGCCCGTCCGTCCGTCACAGCGGAACGGGCGCCCGCCATCGGTGGGCTACCGGCCGTGAGGGCTACCGGTTCCACCGATGGCGGAAGTCGTCAGCCGCTACGGGCGGCGGCGTGCGTTCCAAGCGAGCGACACACCGAACGCGCTGTGAAGCACGTTGATCGTGATCGCAGCCTCTGAAACGAGATGGGCGGGGCTGCCGCCTTGCGCAACCCGTCGCAGAGTCTCGATCCGCCACTCCTGCGGGAGCCTGTTGAGCCGGCGGACCACACCGGCGCTGTTCTCGCTACTCCGGTCGTCGTAGCTCACCGGCTCCGGGGGTGCCTGGTCGCGCTTCATCGCTTCGGTAGCGGCAAACAGGGCGACCGGGAGTGCGGGGCGTTCGGCTTGGCGCTGGTCGCGCTCCCAGTCGGCGGGCTTTCGCGCGGTCTCCATGCGGCGCATGGTCTCGACCATCCAGGCGGGGGATAACGTCCCGTACTGGCTTTCAAACTGCACCGCATTGACTGCTTCCCGGGCCCGGTCGGGTTGGGCTTCGGGCCACCGCCGATCCGACCACGGGCGTTCGCACTCCTCGGCGAAGTAGGCCACTTCGGAGATCAGCCGGGCAAGCTGCGGCGGTTTCGGTGCGCGAGCGGCTGCAAGGTTGTGGCCGTCCGCGAGTGCCCAGTACACGGAAATCTGATCGTGTTCGGGCAGCTCGTCCCAGAGCCCATGGGCTTTCAGCTCGTCCCACACAAGGGGTGCCAATGTCCCGGCGATTTGGCGTACGTCCGTCCACCGGTGTCGTGGACCCATTACGAGGGCGTCCAGCGCACTGCGCAACTCGTCCAGCTTCACCCCAGAGGCGCGGTGTGTTTCTCGTGATGCCTTCATAGCCCTTCCAAGATGCCGGGGTGTGCGGGTCTGGTATCCCCCTCCCGAGCGGGGAGGCAGCAAGGGAGGGGGAAGACTGATCAACGGGCGAACGGATACACCAGTAGCCACCCGAGCACCGCAAATGTGGCGAGCGTGGTCACGTTGACGAGCATCGTCCGGACGAACCTCACTCGCCGTGGGGCGCCTTTCCGACGTGGGAGCGCGCGCCCCGAGCGGTACGCAGCAACGCCTGAGCGGCAGCCATGTCCCGGCGTGGCTCGCCCCACTCGTCGAATCGTGCGGCGAGCCAACCGGGACTCACCCCGAACGCAGAGGCAAGGGAGTTCATAGACTCGTCTTTGCGGTACCGCCTAATGATCTGGTCCCGACTCGCATGCGCTCTCTCGCGCGCGGCCTTCCGTTGCTCAGGTGTGCGTGTCACTCGCCAAACTCCTTCATGAATCACGTAGTTGAGCGGTTTGGGTTGCGGATGAATGACGAGCGTGACCCGCCCTGGCCACAAAACGGGGGATGAGCCAACCCGGCATTCGTCGGGCCTTTCTGTGGCTCACGTGACCAGGGCGGGGGCTTGTGGACTGCCCGTGATCTCCGGGCAGCGGGGCGGCAGCCTCGACCACGGAGGGAGGCAAGGGCCAGATAGTCAGCGTGTACCGGTCTGCGCGGTCGGATACCACCAGCGTTGCCGGCGACCCTCGATCAAGCTGTTCACGGGCCGTCTGCTGCGCTCGGGAGTCCTCACACCACGCCCGTAACTGCGCGGGGCAGGTTGCGGCAGGTACGTCGAAATAGTGCCCGCGCTGCGGCTTCCACGTGTCGGAACCACCAGGATCAAGCTTGTTCGCGATGCACTGTGCCTGTCCGCGTGCCCACCGGAGAGCGAGTTTCGGTGAGACTGCCTGAGCGGTGGCGAGGACCTGGGTTGTGATCTTGCCGCCGCTGTACGCCCCGGCATCCTTGGTGACTTCACAGGCGTAGGTTGGAGGAAGTGCCGACCCGCTGATACGGGGTGCCACTGCGGTCACAGAATCTCACCCCGGCTTCGCGCGTTCGCGCGGGCAGTCTCCGCGTGTATGCGCTGTTCGGCGCTGGCCGGCTCCACGTCGTCGGGGTCAACGGTCCATTCAGTCCCGCCGTTCACGGGACGCAGCGACCAGCGCCCGCACCACTCGCCGCGGAACTCTCCGACTCGCCCTGTGGCGTCCACCATGAGCGTGCCCGTGGTCGGGGTGGAGGCAGGTTGCTGACCGTCAGGGGCAACGTTCTGCACAGACACCGCCACTCCTCTCCGTAGTGACTTCACTACCAGGCGGTTCAGCGTGGCCTAGAGTCGGGAACCCTTCAAGTAATCAGATTTGAAGGAGGGGTTGGGGGAGTCATGGTCAACCGCAAGGAGCTGGAACCTGAAAGTAGTCCGGAAGCGGCCTACGGGGCCCGACTGCGCAGGTTGCGAGAGGATCGGGGATGGGGCCAGGAAGATCTAGCCGGGATCATGGAATATTCCAGTCAGCATATTTCGGCTGTTGAAACTGCTCGGAAACCGCCAACTCTGCGTTTCTCGCGAAGCGCAGACCGCGCCTTCGGCATCGAGGAGACAGCAGACACGTTCGAGCGTCAGTACCGCGAGATCAAACACGGCAGCCTGTTGGAAGGCTTCCCACAGTTCGTCGGCCATGAGGGGCGCGCGGCGGAGATCCGGCTGTACGAAGTGGGCGTCATCCCTGGTCTTCTACAAACGCCGCAGTACGCAACGCTCATGGCAGACAGTGAGGTCCAACGAGGGGCGATCACCCCCGAGCAAGCCCACGAGCGGGTGACGCTTGTTGCGAAGCGGCAAGCCGCGCTCGTTCGCAAGCCCCCGCCGCTGGTCATCGTCGTACTGGACGAAAGCTGTATCCGCCGACCTATCGGCGAGCCTGATGCCATGGACGCACAGTTAGCGCGGTTGGCTGAGTTCGCCGAGCTTCCAAACACCATGCTCCAGGTCGCCCCGTTCGACATGGGGACGCGCCGACCGTTCAACCTGCCGATAACTGTGCTGACGATGCCGGACCGCTCGCTCATGTCGTACGCCGAGTCCGCCCAGCGAGGGCACCTCGAACGCGACAACAGATTCGTACTGCCCATGGTGACGGCCTACCATCAGCTACAGGCCCAAGCACCTTCCCAGGCGCAGTCCGTGGCCATGATCAACGAGTTGCGAAAGGGCACCTT includes:
- a CDS encoding helix-turn-helix domain-containing protein — encoded protein: MVNRKELEPESSPEAAYGARLRRLREDRGWGQEDLAGIMEYSSQHISAVETARKPPTLRFSRSADRAFGIEETADTFERQYREIKHGSLLEGFPQFVGHEGRAAEIRLYEVGVIPGLLQTPQYATLMADSEVQRGAITPEQAHERVTLVAKRQAALVRKPPPLVIVVLDESCIRRPIGEPDAMDAQLARLAEFAELPNTMLQVAPFDMGTRRPFNLPITVLTMPDRSLMSYAESAQRGHLERDNRFVLPMVTAYHQLQAQAPSQAQSVAMINELRKGTL
- a CDS encoding NUDIX domain-containing protein, with the protein product MKRLLARLWRLIRGPLQWRVLWFAHAKFMVGVTGVVRNDAGQVLLLKHRMWPPERPWGLPTGYAIKGEEFPLTIVREVKEETGLDVKPGRLVNVTSGYKLRVEVAYEALHTGGTLKIDSFEILEAQWFSLDSLPTGMQESHRLLIEGTPS